The following are from one region of the Thermoflexus sp. genome:
- a CDS encoding peptidase MA family metallohydrolase: MGLLGLLMIAPPLEVQSPLPARVELDYTFGQRMQFILELESPLPIMEAILYYTLPDTELPQRVRVVPGSQIPSRITYERDLRRDPLPPFVPLTFWWEVQDHEGRWWSTERRTVRYLDNRVAWRTISSGPLHLYWHAGDPGLARAVLELARQSLERISEPLGYRTSEPIELFWYTDRELAQAAFRLAGLEIGGEARPRWRAVILIASADGAGLEILRRLIPHELTHVILDDLSGGQPLPAWLDEGWALLNEGWPDPALLRALQEPRLEGVSLASLCGDFPSDPLRAPQAYALSWATVRYIRDQEGLGGLRRLLEAYAGGVSCENGVRRVLGRSLARLEAEAEAALQPQPPWQSLTERLGPWLLLFFLLSLGPIFLPFSQPEEAKNPPGSPSAQSEKL; the protein is encoded by the coding sequence ATGGGGCTTCTGGGGCTTCTGATGATCGCTCCCCCCCTCGAGGTTCAGAGCCCGCTTCCGGCCCGAGTGGAGCTGGATTACACCTTCGGTCAGCGCATGCAGTTTATCCTGGAGCTCGAAAGCCCTCTCCCCATTATGGAGGCCATTCTTTACTACACCCTCCCCGACACCGAACTCCCCCAGCGAGTGCGTGTGGTTCCGGGATCCCAGATCCCGTCTCGAATCACCTACGAACGGGATCTCCGCCGGGATCCTTTGCCGCCTTTTGTGCCGCTCACCTTCTGGTGGGAAGTTCAGGATCACGAGGGGCGCTGGTGGTCTACGGAGCGGCGGACGGTTCGATATCTGGATAACCGGGTAGCCTGGCGCACGATCTCCTCAGGCCCTCTACATCTTTACTGGCATGCGGGGGATCCCGGGCTGGCCCGGGCAGTGCTGGAGCTGGCCCGTCAGAGCCTGGAGCGAATCAGCGAGCCCCTGGGATATCGAACATCGGAGCCCATCGAGCTGTTCTGGTATACCGATCGCGAACTGGCCCAGGCGGCGTTTCGACTGGCAGGGCTGGAGATCGGGGGGGAGGCTCGCCCTCGCTGGCGAGCCGTGATCCTGATCGCCTCCGCAGACGGAGCCGGTCTGGAAATCCTCCGCCGCCTGATCCCCCATGAGCTCACCCATGTGATCCTGGACGATCTATCCGGGGGGCAGCCCCTGCCCGCGTGGCTGGATGAAGGCTGGGCGTTGCTGAACGAAGGCTGGCCGGATCCAGCCCTGCTGCGGGCTCTTCAGGAGCCCCGCCTGGAGGGCGTCTCCCTGGCGAGCTTATGCGGGGATTTCCCCTCCGATCCTTTGCGTGCTCCCCAGGCTTACGCCCTTTCCTGGGCAACAGTTCGCTATATCCGTGATCAGGAGGGACTCGGAGGCCTCCGGCGGTTGCTGGAGGCCTACGCGGGAGGGGTCTCCTGCGAGAACGGGGTGCGTCGGGTCCTGGGGCGCTCTCTGGCCCGCCTGGAGGCTGAGGCGGAAGCCGCCCTGCAACCCCAACCGCCCTGGCAGTCCCTGACGGAGCGCCTCGGGCCATGGCTTCTTCTGTTTTTCTTACTCAGCCTGGGCCCCATTTTCCTCCCCTTCAGCCAGCCTGAGGAAGCCAAGAACCCACCGGGCTCACCATCCGCTCAGAGCGAGAAGCTTTGA
- a CDS encoding AEC family transporter: protein MSLRLVAEIFFHDLMPVLLVIAAGWLAGRWLKIPPHPLARVSFYILNPALVYISLIRSDITGAELVRFLGFSISIPLLAGSLGLLLSLALGFSASERTALMMTAMFVNAGSYGLGVIQRAFGEAALARAVLYFMTNNILLNTLGVLMAVHTGGRTGWRSVLILPSFYAALLAAMARLSGWMLPEPVEAGIALLSRGAIPVLLLVLGLELAHIQLEDRWIAMGLGAFLRLMVIPLVAIPLATVWGLEGPARQAGLLESAMPAAISSVVMAAEFGVYPRTIAGIIFLSTLLSPLTLSLWIAWLRG from the coding sequence GTGAGCCTTCGCCTCGTCGCCGAGATCTTTTTTCATGATCTCATGCCAGTCCTCCTGGTGATCGCGGCGGGCTGGCTGGCGGGGCGCTGGCTGAAGATCCCCCCGCATCCCTTGGCGCGTGTTTCCTTTTACATCCTCAACCCCGCTCTGGTGTATATCTCCCTCATCCGCTCCGATATTACCGGGGCGGAGCTGGTGCGTTTCCTGGGGTTCTCGATCTCTATCCCCCTCCTCGCTGGCAGTCTGGGGCTTCTACTCAGCCTCGCCCTGGGGTTCTCCGCATCGGAGCGGACGGCCCTGATGATGACGGCGATGTTTGTCAACGCGGGGAGCTATGGGTTAGGGGTGATCCAGCGCGCCTTCGGCGAAGCTGCTCTTGCCCGGGCCGTGCTTTATTTCATGACCAACAATATCCTATTGAATACGCTTGGGGTGCTGATGGCCGTGCACACCGGCGGCCGAACGGGATGGAGATCCGTGCTGATCCTTCCCAGCTTTTACGCCGCGTTGCTGGCCGCCATGGCGCGCCTCAGCGGATGGATGCTCCCAGAGCCCGTGGAAGCCGGGATTGCCCTCCTCAGCCGGGGTGCGATCCCCGTCCTCCTGCTCGTGCTCGGCCTGGAGCTGGCCCATATTCAGCTGGAGGATCGGTGGATTGCAATGGGTCTGGGGGCCTTCCTGCGTCTAATGGTCATCCCGCTGGTGGCCATCCCCCTGGCTACTGTCTGGGGGCTGGAAGGACCAGCTCGACAGGCCGGGCTGCTGGAGAGCGCAATGCCCGCCGCCATCTCCAGCGTGGTCATGGCGGCGGAATTCGGGGTTTACCCCCGCACCATCGCCGGGATTATTTTCCTGTCCACCCTGCTTAGCCCGCTCACCCTCAGCCTGTGGATCGCTTGGCTGCGGGGATGA
- a CDS encoding dihydroorotate dehydrogenase electron transfer subunit, whose translation MAEEILSPPSCGVWWAGGHPRAIRVMRILQESPRVRTLILDARIEAQPGQFVMAWLPGYEEKPFSLAEVDPVTLTVARVGPFSAALHALHPGDRLWIRGPLGRGFTIEGRRILLVGGGYGVAPLAFLAREAIARGIQVTALTAARRAEDVLYGDRFRALGASVVIATEDGSAGEPGRAPEVAARLLRSGSYDALYGCGPEGMLEGLRALAATLGIPAQLSYEAYMRCGIGLCGSCEREGVVLCLEGPVLRFG comes from the coding sequence ATGGCGGAGGAGATCCTTTCCCCACCGAGCTGCGGCGTCTGGTGGGCAGGGGGGCATCCCCGGGCGATCCGGGTGATGCGGATCCTTCAAGAGAGCCCACGCGTGCGCACGCTGATTCTGGACGCGCGCATCGAGGCTCAGCCGGGTCAGTTCGTGATGGCATGGCTGCCCGGCTACGAGGAAAAGCCGTTCAGCCTGGCAGAGGTCGATCCGGTCACTCTGACGGTGGCTCGGGTGGGCCCGTTTTCCGCCGCCCTGCATGCCCTGCATCCCGGCGACCGGTTATGGATCCGGGGTCCCCTGGGCCGTGGGTTCACGATCGAGGGCCGGCGGATCCTCCTGGTCGGCGGAGGATACGGAGTCGCCCCCCTCGCTTTCCTGGCCCGTGAGGCGATCGCGCGGGGGATCCAGGTGACCGCCCTGACGGCCGCCCGGCGCGCCGAGGATGTGCTCTATGGGGATCGTTTTCGGGCTCTGGGAGCATCCGTTGTGATCGCGACGGAAGACGGTTCTGCGGGGGAGCCGGGGCGAGCTCCCGAGGTGGCGGCCCGTTTGCTGCGCTCCGGTTCCTATGATGCGCTTTATGGATGTGGACCTGAAGGGATGCTGGAGGGGCTCCGGGCGCTGGCCGCCACATTGGGCATCCCGGCACAGCTCAGCTACGAAGCTTACATGCGATGCGGCATCGGGCTGTGCGGCTCATGCGAGCGGGAGGGCGTGGTGCTGTGCCTGGAGGGTCCCGTATTGCGGTTCGGGTAA
- a CDS encoding NUDIX hydrolase, giving the protein MGSESFLFCPRCGARLTHRFLFGRERPFCPACGYVVFYDPKVAVGVLVEQDGKVLLVRRRYDPGKGGWALPAGFVEIDEGPVAAAIRECREETGLLIRICSLLDVFAVSMDPRGPAVLIVYQGIPIGGSLQPGDDALEAGFFPPDGLPSPLVFASTRRALWRWRRQKGFIERRF; this is encoded by the coding sequence ATGGGTTCCGAGTCCTTTCTTTTCTGCCCTCGTTGTGGCGCCCGCCTGACGCATCGGTTCCTGTTCGGCCGGGAGCGCCCGTTTTGTCCGGCCTGCGGGTATGTCGTTTTCTATGATCCGAAGGTCGCTGTCGGAGTGCTGGTGGAACAGGATGGGAAGGTCCTGCTGGTGCGGCGGCGTTACGATCCGGGGAAGGGGGGATGGGCGCTTCCCGCTGGGTTTGTGGAGATCGATGAGGGGCCGGTTGCGGCCGCGATTCGGGAATGCCGTGAGGAGACCGGGCTCCTCATCCGTATCTGCAGCCTGCTGGATGTCTTCGCCGTGTCTATGGATCCGCGGGGCCCTGCGGTCCTCATCGTATATCAGGGGATCCCCATCGGGGGTTCCCTTCAGCCTGGGGATGATGCGCTGGAGGCCGGTTTCTTCCCTCCCGATGGCCTTCCATCGCCGCTGGTTTTCGCCAGCACACGCCGGGCCCTCTGGCGATGGCGGCGCCAAAAGGGGTTCATCGAGAGGCGGTTTTAG